DNA from Hyphomicrobiales bacterium:
GCGTCGGGCGTGTCGCGGGCGAACCATGCGGCCACGGCAGCGTCATAGGCGGCGGTGCGCGCATAGGCCTTGCCGGCAAGCGCGGTGCGCGTGGCGAGGCTTGTATGCCCATCATGGTTGGCCAACTGGTCGAGGATGGTTTGATAATCCTCCGGCGCGGTGACCACGGTGACGTCGCCATGGTTCTTCGCCGCTGCCCGGATCATCGCTGGGCCGCCAATGTCGATGTTTTCGATCACGGTTGCCTCGTTGGCCTCCGCAGCGACCGTGGCCTCGAATGGGTAGAGGTTCACGACCAGAAGGTCGATGGGTTCTATGCCTTGCTCGCCCATCGCTTTTTGGTGATCGGCGTTGTCGCGCACTGCGAGCAAACCGCCATGGACATTCGGGTGTAGGGTCTTCACCCGACCATCCATGATCTCTGGAAAGCCAGTTATGTCCGAAACATCAGTGACGGCGATCCCGGCGTCCTTCAGCGTGCGTGCCGTGCCGCCGGTGGAGAGGATCGCGATGCCGCGCTCAGCGAGCTCTTGTGCAAACGGCACCAGTCCCTCTTTGTCGGAAACAGACAGGAGGGCGCGGCGGATGGGGGCGAGGTCGCTCATCGCGGGGCACTTTCAATCGCTTGTGGCTGCACGGCATGTTTCGCGTCAGGCGCTAACACGCGCACCGCCCTCGGCGGAAGCTGGCCGGATGCCTAATCTGGGGACGAGGCTGGTGTTTCGGTCTCGGCCGGTGCGCTTGAAGCGGTCTCGTAGCCACCGCCCAGTTGAACGATGAAGCGCCAGTGCACCTCGGTCGGACCGGACACCGGTCCATCAACGACGATGCGTCTGGCGCGGCTTGGACCGCGATAGGTTGGCCGGTCGGTCGGATCAATCACCGAAACCGTGCCGGCCTCGGTCTCAAACATGATCGTGTGATGACGCAGAGTGATCCGCAAACGCCGTTCCCCCTCACTGCGCACACGCGCACCTGGTTGCAGTTGGAAGGCAAGCGCAAAGGGGCTGCGATTGTTCGAGGCGAGGGCGCCCGACGGCAGGAGCAATTGATCGTAACCTTCGATCACGCGTCCGTTGTCCGACAGGGTGATGGATCGTGTGTGATCGACGCCGAACTTTTGGCGATAGCCGGTATGGCGCGCGCGCAGGCTGCGGGTCGGCGCCTCTTGCGATTTTTCTGCCGTGACACCCAAGCTGTCGGCCATCATGACGCTGTCGGGGCGGCTGTCGGGAAAATTGGCCGATGATACGCCGCCCACTGAAAGCGTCGATTGCGCGCTGGTGCGCCGTTGCTCCAAGAGATCGGCATCGACAGTGTAACCGATCTCCGGCGCACTGGTGATGATCTTGGTGGCGTCGAAACTCCATTCAAAGGCCAGCGTCGACGCGTGGGCCTGGCGGCTCGCGTCGGGTGGCGGGGCTATGCCGCAATCCAGCAACACCACGGAGCCAGGCGCTTCCAGGCGGGCGTAGCCGGTGTCCGGTGCGAGGATCGGTAGCGGCCCGCGCTCGGTATCGAAAAAGAGGATCGTTGCGACAAGGTCGGTTTCTAGGCCGATAATGCTATCGGTGCCTTGGAAGCGCGCTAGCGTGCCATCGGGATGACGGAGCATGCGCAGCAAGCGCAGCCCGTTTTCGATCGATTGCAGCAGCCTTTGCGGCACCGGCATGTCGCGGGCTTGCATCAGCGCCTTCAGCGACAGCATGGTCGCCAGCAGCGGTGGCAAATCACCGGGGCGGCGGGTGCGCGGTCCGCCATCGGCGTGGAAGGCATTTTTTAAAGCCGATGTCAGCGCGTCTCGAGTCAATTGGCGCAGCGCAAGGTGTTCGCGCAGCGCGTGTGCCACGGACGCACACGCTAGCACCAACAGGCAATGGTCGGTTGGATCGCTGACTTCCGCCCGGTGGATGAAGGCAAAGCGCGCATCGTCAAGAATGCTTGCCATGATGGTGCGATAATCCTGCGGATCGGCTTCATCGAGCAGAAACGCGGCATGTTGGGTGAGCGCCAGGGCACGGTTTGCCGCCATCATTGGCGTCCGCGCTAGGGCAGGGAGTTTGCGGCGGTTGGCAATCCAATCGAGCACATGACCGCGAGCATGGTCGGCGGCAATCGCCTGGGCCTGCTTGGCGGTTGTTGAGGACAGCTCATAGGCGCGCAAATGGTGGAGCCAGCCGAATGAATGGAGTTCGCGTGCAAACGCATCGCTGGGCGGTTCGATGGAAAAGAGCTTGCGACCATTGAGCTCAATAATCCCGTCGGCCAGTGCGATGTAGCCTTCGATCCATTCGCTGGCGCGGGTAGGATCGGCGGTGCGCATGTCGCGTGGGACGAGCTGGAAACAGGCGCGCCTAGCCGACCATGTGCCGACCATGAGTGTCGAAAAACCGGCACTGATGGCCCGTTGCCGGCTCGTCAAAGACGCACCAGCGTGCCGGAATCCTTCAAAGAGTGGTCGGAAGGTCGATGCCAACGCCACTGTTAAGCCCCCAAATCACACCAAGTGCATCGTTGTGATGTCGTTTGGACTCACGATCTGTGATGAGGGGCACGCAATAGCTCAAATTCGAGCTAAGCGGTTAAGAAAGTTGAATTTCCGGTTAATGCCCCGCCCGACTTGCCTTTACGTCGGTTTGGCAGACTGGATCAATGCGGGGCGCGCAAACAGGCGGCAAAAAACCCGTCCATGCCATTGGCCGAACCATCGGCGTTGGCCGCCATGTGCGGCAAGGTGCGAAGCGTTTCGTCTCGTTGTACCGAGTCAGGCGGTGCGAGGTTCGGATCGACCGGCACGAGTGCCCAGCCCTCATGGTTGCGCAAGAACCGTTTGATTTGCGCTTCGCCCTCTTCTGGTTCGAGCGAGCAAGTGGCAAAAACCAGAACACCGCCCGGCGTTACCAGAGTGGCGGCATGGGTGAGCAAGTCCGCTTGCAGCTTGGCCAAGGCGCGCACGTCGCCTTCCTGTCGCAGATACCCGATATCGGGGTTGCGGCGCAGAGTCCCGGTGGCAGAACACGGCGCATCGAGCAGCACCGCGTCGAATGGCTTGTTCGCGGTGTACGCCAAAGCGTCCGCCACCTGCGTGTCAGCAGTCAGTTGCAGGCGGGTCATATTGGAGGCGAGCCGTTTCATCCGCGGGGCTGATTGATCGACACTGGTGACCTTGCATCCTGCGCTCGCCAGCTGCGCAGTCTTGCCGCCTGGCGCTGCACACAGGTCGAGAACCCTGGCTTCGCCCGGTTTGGCCAGCGTTTCGAGCAGGATGCGCGCGGGTAGCGTGGCGGCAATATCCTGAACCCACCAAACGCCATCGTAATAGCCGGGCAGGCGCTCAATGCCACCGGGTTTGGTGAGGCGGATCGACCGGTCATTAAGGGCGACCGGGTCATGGTCTGCGAATGCCTCAAGCCATTTGTTGATATCGGCATCGGGCTTAAGCGTCAGATCAATCGCTGGTTGGTAGCGCATGGCGCCGGCGATCCTCTGAACGGTCTCTGTTCCATAGGTTCGCGTCCACCGCTCGGTGAGCCAGACCGGTAGATCGGAGGCCGGGGTACCCGCGAGAAGCGTATCTTTTTCGCGCACCATGCGCCGACCGACAGCGTTGATGAGGCCTTTCAGCTTGCGCGCGTCTTTGCGGCGGGCGGCATCCTCCACCGCCAACGTGACGGCGGCATGATCGGCCATGTCGAGCACCAGCAATTGTGCCGCCATAACCCGCAAGATTGCCATGGCCTTGGCCGCGCTGGCGTGCAGCGGTTTGTCCAGGCAGGCATTGATCGCGTGGTCGAGCGTCGGCAAGCGCCGCAAGGTGGTGAGCACCAGGGCCTGGGTCAGTGCGCGGTCAGCGGCGGCGTGGTCGTCTGCGCTGAGTTTTCCCTGAAACGCACCGTCGAGCGCCTCGCCCTCGACCAGAACGCCAAAAACCAGATCCGCCGCACGTTGCCGCGCGGCCAGTCCTGGTATCGGCTTTTTGTTTTCAGCCGGTGGTGGCTGGCGACGTTTGGCTTTGTTGGCGGCCTGGCGCGCGTTTTGCGCGCTCAACCCCAAGGGCCTTTGGTGTCGCGAAACGTAGCGCCGCCGGATCGGTTCTGTTCGCCACCCAACGAGAAAGGATCATCACCCCAGCTCATGCCGAGCTCGTTGAGTTTGGCGATACGCTGTTCCATGGGCGGGTGTGTCGCGAACAGGCCAGCGAAGCGCGAGCCAGAAAGCGGGTTGGCGATGAACAAATGCGCCGTGGCGGGGTTGCGTTCAGCGCTTTCGATCCGGCCACGCTGAGAAAGTTGGCCAATGCGCGCCAGGGCCGAGGCAAGCCAATCCGGCCGTCCGCAGATTTCAGCGGCCAGTTTGTCGGCGGCAAATTCGCGGGTTCGTGAAATCGCCATTTGCACCATCATGGCCGCCATCGGGGCGACGATCATAGCTGCCAACACGCCGACAATGCCGAGCGGGTTGTTGCGGTTGTTGCCGAAGAACAGCGCGAAATTGCCCAGCATGGAGATTGCACCGGCCAGCGTGGCGGTGATTGTCATGGTCAAGGTGTCGCGGTTCTTCACATGCGCTAGCTCGTGCGCCATCACGCCGACGACCTCTTCTTGGGTCAGCGTTTCAAGCAGCCCCGTGGTCGCGGCGACTGCAGCATTTTCAGGATTGCGGCCCGTGGCAAACGCGTTCGGCTGCGGTGTGTTGATCACGTACACCTTGGGCATCGGCAAGTTGGCATGCTCGGCGAGTTGGCGCACCATGGCCACAAGCTGCGGGGCGGAGCGATCATCCACCTCCTGCGCGTTGTGCATGCGCAGCACCATTTTGTCGGCGTTCCAATAGCTGAACAGGTTCATGCCGGCTGCAATGACGAAGGCGATCGCCATGCCGCTTGTGCCGCCGATGAGAAAGCCGACCCCCATGAAAAGGGCGGTGAGGCCGGCGAGAAGGATACCAGTGCGCATAACGCTCATTGAAAGGCTGTCCGTCATGATTGATGGGTCTGTCTTCCCATTTATGGGGTGCGACACAGCCACTCACAAGGTTTGACCTGCCAGAGGTGCAGCCCTAAACCCAGTCCTATCCGCGTTGGAGAGCTGATTGATGAGCGATCAAAAGGACGAAAAGGCCAAGCGCCGCAAGGCTGCTGCGGCGCGCGCCAAAGCCGAGGCCGAGGCGCGCCGCGCTCAGATCACCAAGAAGGCTGAAGAAGCGCCCAAGGAAATCGATGGTCGCGGTGGGCTTGACCCAGTCCGTTATGACGATTGGGAGATCAAAGGCCTGACGTCAGACTTCTGAGAGTTTGAGGTATCAGTGCTTGCCGGCCCCAGCACAGGTTCGGCATAGCGGCGTATGGGGCACTGCTTCAAGGCGTTCGGCCGAAATCTCCTCGCCGCAGGATACGCAGGTGCCATAGGTCCCTTCATCCAGCCGCTTCAGCGCGGCTTCGATCATGCGCACTTCCATCAGGCCAACGGAGCCCAGCTCTTCGAGCATTTCGTCGCCCTCGCGGTCGCTGGCCGCTTCCTCAAAGTCGGCGGGCTTGGCTTCGTCCAGATCATGTTCGATGTCGACCAGGCGATGATCAAGCTCCGCCAAGCGGGATTTCAGGCGTTTACGGGCGTCGTCGAATGCGATCATCAGGGTTCCTCAAGGCAATTGGGTTTCTGCAGCGTGCCCGATTAACAAGCCGTTTGCTTTGCGTTTGATCATGGGCCCTAGCTGCTGGGCGCGTCGACTTGATCATCGTCCTCAAGCAGACGGCGCAGGCGGCCGAAGGCGAGGCGAATACGCGATTTGACCGTGCCCAGCGGCAAGCCGGTTTCTTCGGCGATTTGGCTATGAGAAAGCTCGGTGAAAAAGGCGAGTTCCACCAATTGCAACTGCTGCTCTGGCAGTTCGGCGAGCGCTTGGCGGATGCGTTTTTGCCGTTTTTCTTCGTCCAGTGTTTCGTTGGGATCAGGAAGATTTTCGTCCTCAATCACCATCGTCTCAGTATCGACATTGATGGTGCGCTTGCGCCGCAGCACATCGATGCGGCGATTGCGGGCGATGCGAAAAAGCCAGGTTGCCGCCGAGCTTTTTGACCGATCGAACAATGCCGCCTTGCGCCAGACCGTGACCATCACGTCTTGGGCGACCTCTTCGGCCATCGCATCGTCAGCCCCTAGCCGCATCAAATAGGCTTTTACGCGCGGTCCGAAATGGTTGAACAAGTCGGCGAACGCAGCGCGATCCTGCCGCTGCGCCACCGCTTCGAGCCACGCCGCATGGCGTTGCGCGTCGGCCTTTGCGGCTTCAGATCGGGTGTCAGGCTGCGAGGAACGCGGCATTCAAAGGTCCGTTTGGTGTTGTCTGGATTTCGGATCGGCAGAGGGGATGGTGAAGATAGGACTTTTGAACGCTTTGTCCTTAGGTCGAACGCCTAACACTACCTCTAGGAACATCCCAAATCTGATTGATTTGTTCTGGCAGGTAAACAGCTGGCTTCTCCCTCGGCATTTTGACGCACTTACTGGGCGGGCGGCGACACAAGTGCTTGGTCACACTCTTGCCCCACTCGCCGCTAGGGATGCGCTCGGGCGGTAGCCCGGAGAAGTGCGGCGGCGCGTGCGGCAGTCCTTAACCGGCATTTAACGACCTTTGACGCAATATCATGGTGAATTGGACCTTGTGGACCAGCTTCGCCTTTGATGGTGTGCCTTAGGCATGTGTTAACCGTCAGGAGCCATCCCGAACTGGCCCAGAACTGACAAGCGACCGAGCGAGTTTCCCGATGTCTGTTTTTCCGCTTTCTTTCTCCCCCGCACGCCGTGCCTTGATGGCTGTCGCGCTTGCCTTTGGCATGATGGTCCCAGGCGTTGTTTTGGCGCAGGAGCCGACCTTTGTTGAGCAGTCCCGCGATTGGGACGTCTTCACCACAACGATTGAGGGTTCGCAGGCGTGTTTCATCGTCTCCAAACCACGCTCCTATGACCCGATGCCTGAAAGCCGCCACGGCGATGTGTTCTTTTATTTGACCCGTCGTCCGGCGGCGAGCGTCACGGCTGAGCCGTTGATCCTGGTTGGCTATTCCTTTGCTGAA
Protein-coding regions in this window:
- a CDS encoding heparinase II/III family protein, with product MTSRQRAISAGFSTLMVGTWSARRACFQLVPRDMRTADPTRASEWIEGYIALADGIIELNGRKLFSIEPPSDAFARELHSFGWLHHLRAYELSSTTAKQAQAIAADHARGHVLDWIANRRKLPALARTPMMAANRALALTQHAAFLLDEADPQDYRTIMASILDDARFAFIHRAEVSDPTDHCLLVLACASVAHALREHLALRQLTRDALTSALKNAFHADGGPRTRRPGDLPPLLATMLSLKALMQARDMPVPQRLLQSIENGLRLLRMLRHPDGTLARFQGTDSIIGLETDLVATILFFDTERGPLPILAPDTGYARLEAPGSVVLLDCGIAPPPDASRQAHASTLAFEWSFDATKIITSAPEIGYTVDADLLEQRRTSAQSTLSVGGVSSANFPDSRPDSVMMADSLGVTAEKSQEAPTRSLRARHTGYRQKFGVDHTRSITLSDNGRVIEGYDQLLLPSGALASNNRSPFALAFQLQPGARVRSEGERRLRITLRHHTIMFETEAGTVSVIDPTDRPTYRGPSRARRIVVDGPVSGPTEVHWRFIVQLGGGYETASSAPAETETPASSPD
- a CDS encoding RsmB/NOP family class I SAM-dependent RNA methyltransferase translates to MSAQNARQAANKAKRRQPPPAENKKPIPGLAARQRAADLVFGVLVEGEALDGAFQGKLSADDHAAADRALTQALVLTTLRRLPTLDHAINACLDKPLHASAAKAMAILRVMAAQLLVLDMADHAAVTLAVEDAARRKDARKLKGLINAVGRRMVREKDTLLAGTPASDLPVWLTERWTRTYGTETVQRIAGAMRYQPAIDLTLKPDADINKWLEAFADHDPVALNDRSIRLTKPGGIERLPGYYDGVWWVQDIAATLPARILLETLAKPGEARVLDLCAAPGGKTAQLASAGCKVTSVDQSAPRMKRLASNMTRLQLTADTQVADALAYTANKPFDAVLLDAPCSATGTLRRNPDIGYLRQEGDVRALAKLQADLLTHAATLVTPGGVLVFATCSLEPEEGEAQIKRFLRNHEGWALVPVDPNLAPPDSVQRDETLRTLPHMAANADGSANGMDGFFAACLRAPH
- the htpX gene encoding zinc metalloprotease HtpX codes for the protein MSVMRTGILLAGLTALFMGVGFLIGGTSGMAIAFVIAAGMNLFSYWNADKMVLRMHNAQEVDDRSAPQLVAMVRQLAEHANLPMPKVYVINTPQPNAFATGRNPENAAVAATTGLLETLTQEEVVGVMAHELAHVKNRDTLTMTITATLAGAISMLGNFALFFGNNRNNPLGIVGVLAAMIVAPMAAMMVQMAISRTREFAADKLAAEICGRPDWLASALARIGQLSQRGRIESAERNPATAHLFIANPLSGSRFAGLFATHPPMEQRIAKLNELGMSWGDDPFSLGGEQNRSGGATFRDTKGPWG
- a CDS encoding DUF1674 domain-containing protein yields the protein MSDQKDEKAKRRKAAAARAKAEAEARRAQITKKAEEAPKEIDGRGGLDPVRYDDWEIKGLTSDF
- a CDS encoding TraR/DksA family transcriptional regulator, whose amino-acid sequence is MIAFDDARKRLKSRLAELDHRLVDIEHDLDEAKPADFEEAASDREGDEMLEELGSVGLMEVRMIEAALKRLDEGTYGTCVSCGEEISAERLEAVPHTPLCRTCAGAGKH
- a CDS encoding sigma-70 family RNA polymerase sigma factor, with product MPRSSQPDTRSEAAKADAQRHAAWLEAVAQRQDRAAFADLFNHFGPRVKAYLMRLGADDAMAEEVAQDVMVTVWRKAALFDRSKSSAATWLFRIARNRRIDVLRRKRTINVDTETMVIEDENLPDPNETLDEEKRQKRIRQALAELPEQQLQLVELAFFTELSHSQIAEETGLPLGTVKSRIRLAFGRLRRLLEDDDQVDAPSS